A segment of the Lycium barbarum isolate Lr01 chromosome 7, ASM1917538v2, whole genome shotgun sequence genome:
TCGACCATTGGTGGTCCTTTCTTTTTTCATATTAACTAGGTGAAACTCATATTAAGTTGGTTTGAAATGCAAATGTAGCCAAAAACATGCATGGGTAATAATGATTACATCCAGTTGATAGTTGTGAAAAGCCAAACATAAAgggtaaatgtttttttttttttattttctttttccccCATGGCAGGCCAAATCACTTCTATATAAGAAAGGTTATCACACGGAAATCCATGATTTCAAAAAGATGGGTTCACTATTGATTTTAAgataaaataaattttttatagtGATATCAACTTAGCGAGCAAAACGTTAAAGGTTGCTTagaaactttttttaaaaaaagacgtAAAAGTGTATTTAGTAGGGTTCAATCTCGCAATCTTAAGGGATTAAACACAACACTTAATCAGTGCTACACTCGATCTAATTTGGCAATGTGTTCCTTCAGTTagtattagatatattttaaagattatacacataatatatcgagtttaaTCGGCTATCGATGAATTCacatgacccattttttatacATAGATTCGCTCCTGAGAAGGTGGATTACGCCAACCTTCAGTATGTAACCGAAGCTAAGATTTATGTCCTCTTTGTGTTATTATCATTTTGATATATACTGATTGAAATCATGCTTAATTCCGTGGTGTAAGGGTGAatgattaaattaaaaaaaaaaaaaaaaaaaaaagagtacgtCTAGTTGATAGTTGTAAAAAGCCAGACATAAaggagaaatgtttttttttttttttcctattttctTTTTTCCCAACAGCAGGCCAAATCACCGACGCAATGGACCAATACACATAACTACGTGTTCTCTGTAGACGTGCTTTATGAGTATGTATAAACATTAGGATGGTGACACCTCTCTTTTCTCTCACACATTAAAGACACATAATTCCTGTGAAAGATATACAGAGAGTTAATCATATGATTTAAAGTGTGATTTAATCTGCATAACcaatatttatcatttttttaattataaaaacatTGTATTTATGAAATGTAAAAAGATCAACAGCTTCCCTTTTCTCTGCCATTATCTTTAGCTACCCCTCCGTCCATTTCTACttatttatccaaaaaaaaaaataggtgttCACTTTTATTTATCGGGCTTAAAGAATTAAGAGATGATttattaatatttattttattataaattattgagtgaaaatttcaagaaattaataatGACTACATAATTTTTTAAGTATATTtggttgattttaattaatttataataATTAGATTTAGCATAGTAAAGTTGTCACTGTTATTAAGGACTTGCCAAGTCAGAATAACTAAACACGAACGGAAAGAGTAATAAATTCAGGACCGTTCTTGATAGCGGCAATTGCAAAGCCCCAATGCATGCTTCTTAAATCCTAAACtgtattttacatttttttttaaaaagaatataTTCTCTCTTTGCAGATCTAAACAAAAATTTCTGAAATGCCTCATAAAATCATTCCCAAAGTAACAAAACTAGCCGAcatttttgcttaaaaatatccCCTCACATTAACCATCTCCACTCTTCACTCTTCACTCCAATAGCATTGTAATCTGGTAAAAAACtttctccatttcttcttcttcttcattttctttttcgGGTTGAAAAAATGACAATGAAACTCACCCACAAAGATAAAGATTCAGAAAAAATCATCCACTTTTCTATTATTGCCTTGCCTAAGCTTATGGTATGGTTCATACTTTTCATATCTGCCACTTATGTTGTTTACACTCTTAAGCTCCTTTCTTCCCCTACACCTTGTAATGACGATACTTTCTTGACCCGCAGTAAAAATATTTTACCTGTTACAAATACCTCAGTTCTTGATAGTAAAACAAGATTTTTACTACAAGAGAAGGAAGTGAAAAAAACTGGATTAGAGCATGTAGTTTTTGGAATTGCAGCTTCAGCTAAGCTGTGGAACAAGAGGAAAGAATATATTAAGCTATGGTGGAAACCAGAGAAAAAAATGAGAGGGATTGTTTGGTTGGATAATTCAgtgaaaatggagaaaaatgaaAGTAGATCATTGCCGGAACTGAGAATTTCAGGTTGTTATATATATTAAGATATATAAGTATTACTactatttagtaggcgtttggccataaaaaccaaatattattcactttatttggaatcgttagagttgtgtttggttttAGTTTTTGCAAAAGATATTTGATTGTTTGAGTGTATTGaaactaaaaaaattaaaaatagggTTTTAGgcgtttttcaaatttaaagttATATTTGGACTTTTCACCGCCAAATGCTGATTTTCAAGTAAagcgaaaaatttccgaaaaaaatgatcaattctcatggccaaatgggTACTTATTTATTCACTATGCCTATTTAATTTGTTATTATTAAATAATACTTATATATTTTAATATGTATATCACAGGTAACACTTCACATTTTGCCTACAAAAACAGGCAGGGACATCGGTCAGCGATACGAATATCGAGGATAATTTCGGAGACATTGAGGTTAGGCATGGAAAATGTGAGGTGGTTTGTAATGGGAGATGATGATACTGTTTTTGTAACAGATAATTTGTTGAGGGTTTTGAATAAGTATGATCATAATCAGTATTATTATATTGGGAGTTTGAGTGAGAGTCACTTACagaatatttatttttcttataGTATGGCATATGGGGGTGGTGGTTTTGCTATTAGTTATCCCTTAGCTAAGGCTCTTGATAAAATGCAAGATAGGTGTATTCAAAGGTATCCAGGACTTTATGGTTCTGATGATAGAATGCAAGCTTGTATGGCGGAATTGGGTGTCCCACTCACCAAAGAACTCGGTTTTCACCAGGTTAGTTTGCATTTTATGTTAATTTTACCTTTCTTTTCAGTGCTATGATTATGTAGAAATGGTTTTCAATGTGGCAGCAACTATTTAGGGCTATGTTGTTTCTTGATTTTGGCGTGCTTATTCTGAAAAGTTTAGTAATTTAGCCTACTTCTGTTAAATTATGTGGCTGTTTCTGCAAAATAATGGGTTAAATTTCTCTTGTGCCAGAAGGGTAATCCTTAAAGCATGGAAACTTTAGTTGCTTTCTTTTGAAGTACTAATTGAGCTAAAGCATTTTAAAGATTACTATTTTTTTATGTGAGTTTACACCAAAGAAAGAAAACAGATGACTCTGTTTGATATCAGATTTCAGCGAATTGGTTGTTTTGAAATAATGGTTGTTAGAAtatgtcctttctttttggagTATTCAGGTGAATTGCCCCATAAATAGAAAAATTGTAGCAGTGTTTTATAATGTGGAAATATTGGGATTTGAATTTAGAATAATGTACATCGGAACTGTGATTCCTACGGATACTGAGTGAATCTTTTGATTGCTTTTTTATTAAGGGTGTAACGAGATTCCTATGAACTTCAAAGTCCAAAACGATATTTATGTGTGTCATTGACCTGAGAATCACTCTCACGGCAATAGTTTACTTTGGTGGCATTTGCACATGCTTGTGAAGAAGTGATTGTCAACTATAAGTACTTAAGTAAAAGATTTCAAGTGTTGTTTCTGTCATTAAAGAATTTTACATTCAACCTGACTATTATTTGTTCTTGGTGTACTGGTTCAGTACGATGTGTACGGGAACTTATTTGGACTACTAGCATCACATCCAGTATCACCATTGGTGTCATTACACCATCTTGATGTGGTGGAGCCAATCTTTCCCAATGTCACTCGAGTGCAGGCTTTGAAGCAGCTTACAGTTCCAATGAAACTCGACTCGGCTGGTATTATGCAACAATCCATTTGTTATGACATAGTCAACAGTTGGACTATTTCAGTGTCATGGGGATTTGCAGTTCAAATTTTTCGTGGAGTTCTTTCTCCCCGTGAAATAGAAATGCCATCAAGGACTTTCTTAAATTGGTATAGAAGAGCAGATTATACTGCTTATGCTTTTAACACACGTCCTGTTATGCGCAACCCGTGTCAAAAGCCTTTTGTATTTTACATGTCAAGTGCTAAAATGGATTCTTACAGTAACAAAACTGTGAGTCAATATGCTCGTCATCGAGTCTCTCATCCACTATGCAGATGGAAAATGGCAAACCCTGCTCATGTTGAGAGAATTCAGGTTTATAAGAAGCCTGACCCCCATCTATGGAATAGGGTAAGTCCCACCTTATCGTGCATTTACAGTAATTTTGCATATAGATAACCTAATCTTGGAATGAGCATACCTATTCTTGGGATGATATCTTAATTTGTTTAGGAAAAAAAAGGGGTAAATTCCTGTAAAGGGTTGATTTCTATCAATATATTATTCTGATTTTTGAAAAGGCTAAATACATCGGCAGCGCCTTAAACTTGATAATAAATTTCATGGAGACACTCGAACTATAATTTGTTGCAATTGAGCACTTGAATACATGATAAAAGTGTTCAATCGGAATATGACCTAGTccaagtgtctaaatgaaatttgctGACAAGTTTAAGGGGTTATTGATATATTCAACCTTTGAAAATGTGTCTTGTTAGCTTACTGAACATTGTTAAGGCATTGGCATATGGCAAATAGTTAGATACTTTGTTTTATTTAGAGGGAACTTGATTTCTACAAATAATGAATTTATCTATTACTCTTGGACAGTCACCCAGGAGGAATTGTTGCAGAGTCATAAGCTCAAAGAAGAGAAGTATGGTGGTGGATGTAGGTGTCTGTAGGGAAGATGAAGTCAGTGAAGTATGATGATGAATAATTTGTATTGATTGTCGCCTTTATTTCTTCATTTATTGGATTTATGGGATATTTTCCAAGAAAAATTTCTTGGATCTTCCAAGTTCACTTATATGAGCTAATTGTCTGTATACTTTGACATATTCTTAAGTCAGGATCAGTATAGCATAGTATTCTGTAACTTTTAAATTATATTAATGCCTTTCTTGGGTTCCAAAAGTCATTTTTAAAAGATATCTTCAAGTTGCATTTTATTTTCCTTTCCTCCTGCTTGTGGCTCTGCTTTTTCTGGGCAAGTTAATATGAATTGCCACATATTGAAGAATGTGAAGGTTATTTTATAGCGGCACTATCGCTTAGTGGTTAATGAAGTGAGTTGAGAATTATATAAAGGTTTTAAGTTCAAATTCCAACAGAAGCGGACCAcggttataaaaaataaaaataggatCAATGGAGCCAGAAACATCATGATTTTTTATATGTCCAAGCAGTGTTTGTCGACAGAGTTATTCCGGACTTGTGTTAATGAAAGATAGTAGGTATTTCGTGAAATTAATTGAGGTGCGTACAAATTGAGCCGAACACTACGGTTTCAAAAAAAAGATTAAACTGTGGTATGTGTAAAAATTGGAATATAAAGGACATACTTAGGTAACAAGTAACTTTTCAACATAGCGTAGGCCACGGACAATGCTAATCTAACAAGCATTTCATGGATAAGAGGTCCAATGTGTCATGCAAGCTAGATGATGTTAAAGATAGTGTTAATATGGAAAGTTTCGTTGAGTAATCAAGTACTTCCAGCTCGGAAATGTTAAAATTAGTCAACAAGCTTTGATGTGCTATTTAGTACTCCAAGTGTTTCTTCTTTTCTTAGTTAAGATTTCCATAAGCATAATAAAGATGTTTAATTGTGTTTGAGTAGAGTCAAAGGGAACTATGAAACTATAATATGTATACTCAACAGTTCTACCAACCTTTCCGGAAGGTGATTTTTACAGATCCAGACTTTATTGTTAGATCTTAGtcaattattatttttcaatGCTGGTCCCACTCCATACTCCATAAATGTATCTTGAGATAATCACTACCCtttcttttatgttatttttaattcttttatgttattattatGGCAGAATAATGAATACATTGAAGCCCCTAAATTTATTTAGGCATTCAAATTATGACTTGTATGAATTAGGCACATGAATACATGATAAAGTGTTATTATTAGACAATTTCGActtgtattttgaaaatatttcTATGCATCTTCTCAAGCACCGATTATATAGATAAGTTAAATCGCATAAAATATGTCTCCTTATTTAATTATTCTCATCAGCATCAAGTGAAACATGTCTAAGGTTTTACGACTTTGAAATTAACACGCATAAGTGAAAGGAGATATCTAATAGAACACTTTATCAATTGGAACGAGTCATAATTCCAAG
Coding sequences within it:
- the LOC132603829 gene encoding uncharacterized protein LOC132603829, producing MTMKLTHKDKDSEKIIHFSIIALPKLMVWFILFISATYVVYTLKLLSSPTPCNDDTFLTRSKNILPVTNTSVLDSKTRFLLQEKEVKKTGLEHVVFGIAASAKLWNKRKEYIKLWWKPEKKMRGIVWLDNSVKMEKNESRSLPELRISGNTSHFAYKNRQGHRSAIRISRIISETLRLGMENVRWFVMGDDDTVFVTDNLLRVLNKYDHNQYYYIGSLSESHLQNIYFSYSMAYGGGGFAISYPLAKALDKMQDRCIQRYPGLYGSDDRMQACMAELGVPLTKELGFHQYDVYGNLFGLLASHPVSPLVSLHHLDVVEPIFPNVTRVQALKQLTVPMKLDSAGIMQQSICYDIVNSWTISVSWGFAVQIFRGVLSPREIEMPSRTFLNWYRRADYTAYAFNTRPVMRNPCQKPFVFYMSSAKMDSYSNKTVSQYARHRVSHPLCRWKMANPAHVERIQVYKKPDPHLWNRSPRRNCCRVISSKKRSMVVDVGVCREDEVSEV